In a genomic window of Glycine max cultivar Williams 82 chromosome 13, Glycine_max_v4.0, whole genome shotgun sequence:
- the LOC100812763 gene encoding ketol-acid reductoisomerase, chloroplastic-like, whose product MAAAMTSCSSAIAAASETLAKPASTRTFSATNLALQSSSSKLGFKSLRLRRCAAASGSALGARMVSVPAVKAPALLDFDTKVFKKEKINLAGHDEYIVKGGRDLFHLLPDAFKGIKQIGVIGWGSQGPAQAQNLRDSLAEAKSDIVVKIGLRKGSRSFAEARAAGFSEENGTLGDIWETVSGSDLVMLLISDSAQADNYEKILSHMKPNSILGLSHGFLLGHLQSLGLDFPKNISVIAVCPKGMGPSVRRLYVQGKEINGAGINASFAVHQDVDGRATDVALGWSVALGSPFTFATTLEQEYRSDIFGERGILLGAVHGVVESLFRRYTENGMNEDLAYKNTVESITGIISKTISTKGMLAVYNALSEDEKREFEKAYSASFYPCMEILYECYEDVASGSEIRSVVLAGRRFYEKEGLPAFPMGNIDQTRMWKVGERVRSTRPAGDQGPLYPFTAGVFVALMMAQIEILRKKGHSYSEIINESVIEAVDSLNPFMHARGVSFMVDNCSTTARLGSRKWAPRFDYILTQQAMVAVDNGTPINRDLISNFLSDPVHGAIKVCAELRPTVDISVPPDADFVRPELRSSN is encoded by the exons ATGGCGGCTGCTATGACGTCGTGTTCTTCCGCAATCGCCGCCGCGTCCGAAACCCTAGCCAAACCTGCTTCCACCAGAACCTTCTCCGCCACCAACCTCGCTCTTCAATCGTCGTCTTCCAAGCTCGGTTTCAAATCCCTAAGACTTCGCCGATGCGCCGCCGCCTCCGGCTCCGCCCTCGGCGCGCGCATGGTGTCGGTGCCGGCGGTCAAGGCCCCCGCGCTACTCGATTTCGACACGAAGGTTTTCAAGAAGGAGAAGATTAACCTCGCCGGACACGACGAG TACATCGTAAAAGGAGGCAGGGATTTGTTTCACTTGTTGCCCGATGCTTTCAAGGGGATCAAGCAGATTGGTGTTATCGGTTGGGGATCTCAG GGACCTGCGCAGGCTCAGAATCTACGGGACTCACTTGCTGAAGCAAAGTCTGATATTGTGGTCAAG aTTGGACTCAGGAAGGGTTCTCGTTCCTTTGCTGAAGCTCGTGCAGCTGGGTTTTCTGAGGAGAATGGGACTCTAGGTGATATATGGGAAACTGTCTCTGGAAGTGATCTTGTGATGCTGTTAATTTCTGATTCTGCACAG GCTGATAACTATGAGAAGATATTGTCTCACATGAAGCCAAACAGTATACTTGGGCTTTCCCATGGTTTTCTTCTTGGGCATTTACAATCATTGGGACTTGACTTTCCAAAGAACATTAGTGTAATTGCTGTGTGCCCAAAGGGAATGGGTCCATCTGTAAGGAGGCTCTATGTCCAAGGCAAAGAGATAAATGGTGCTGGAATTAATGCAAGTTTTGCAGTCCACCAG GATGTGGATGGCAGGGCTACTGATGTTGCTTTGGGATGGTCTGTTGCCCTTGGTTCTCCATTCACTTTTGCCACTACATTAGAGCAGGAATACAGGAGTGATATCTTTGGGGAGAGAG GCATTTTACTTGGTGCTGTTCATGGGGTTGTGGAGTCCCTGTTTAGGAGATACACTGAAAATGGAATGAACGAAGATCTGGCCTATAAGAATACTGTTGAGTCTATAACAGGAATTATATCTAAAACCATCTCAACTAAG GGCATGCTAGCTGTATACAATGCTTTATCTGAAGATGAGAAAAGGGAATTTGAGAAGGCTTATAGTGCTTCTTTTTATCCTTGCATGGAAATTCTGTATGAGTGCTACGAGGATGTAGCCAGTGGTAGTGAGATTCGCAGTGTTGTTTTGGCTGGGCGTCGCTTTTAT GAGAAAGAGGGTCTACCTGCTTTTCCCATGGGTAACATTGATCAAACCCGCATGTGGAAGGTTGGGGAGCGTGTCCGATCTACAAGGCCAGCAGGTGATCAAGGCCCATTATATCCTTTCACTGCTGGTGTCTttgtggcattgatgatggccCAG ATTGAAATCCTGAGGAAGAAAGGGCATTCCTACTCTGAAATCATTAATGAGAGTGTCATTGAGGCTGTTGACTCTTTGAATCCTTTCATGCATGCTCGTGGTGTTTCTTTCATGGTTGATAACTGTTCAACCACGGCTAGGTTGGGTTCAAGGAAATGGGCTCCTCGATTTGACTACATCCTAACCCAGCAGGCCATGGTGGCGGTGGACAATGGAACACCTATTAACCGGGACTTAATCAGCAACTTCCTGTCAGACCCAGTGCATGGAGCCATTAAAGTTTGCGCTGAACTGAGACCCACAGTAGACATTTCTGTGCCACCAGATGCAGACTTTGTTCGTCCAGAGTTGCGTTCCAGCAATTAG
- the LOC100792902 gene encoding transcription factor bHLH30, with amino-acid sequence MEMEAFAPHRISDGFPVCCGVIGSGYGSSSSLVLDKEKGELVEAPVKLERKGVSPERSIEALKNHSEAERRRRARINAHLDTLRSVIPGAKKLDKATLLGEVIRHLKELKTNATQASEGLMIPKDSDEIRVEEQEGGLNGFPYSIKASLCCEYKPGLLTDIRQALDALHLMIIRAEIATLGGRMNSVFVIISCKEQNIEDPEYRQFLAGSVHQALRSVLDRFSVSQDMLESRKRRRISIFSSSSIGDFF; translated from the exons ATGGAAATGGAAGCCTTTGCCCCACATAGGATTAGTGACGGTTTTCCagtttgttgtggtgtaattgGAAGTGGGTATGGTTCATCTTCGTCTCTAGTGTTGGATAAGGAGAAGGGAGAGCTTGTAGAGGCCCCTGTCAAATTGGAACGCAAGGGTGTGTCTCCTGAGAGAAGCATTGAAGCCTTGAAGAACCATAGTGAGGCAGAGAGGAGAAGGAGAGCAAGAATTAATGCACATCTTGATACACTTCGCTCTGTCATTCCTGGTGCTAAGAAG TTGGACAAAGCAACCTTGCTGGGTGAGGTTATTAGACATTTGAAAGAGCTGAAAACGAATGCGACACAAGCTAGTGAAGGCCTAATGATACCAAAGGACAGTGATGAAATAAGAGTTGAAGAACAGGAGGGTGGATTGAATGGTTTCCCTTACTCAATCAAGGCATCACTATGTTGTGAATACAAACCCGGGTTATTGACCGATATAAGACAAGCACTTGATGCACTTCATCTTATGATAATAAGGGCTGAGATTGCAACCTTGGGAGGAAGGATGAATAGTGTGTTTGTGATAATTAGCTGCAAAGAACAAAATATTGAAGATCCCGAGTACCGCCAGTTTCTGGCAGGGTCTGTTCATCAAGCTCTAAGATCAGTGTTAGATAGATTTTCTGTTTCACAGGACATGTTAGAAAGCAGGAAGAGAAGGAGGATTTCTATATTCAGTTCTTCATCTATAGGAGATTTCTTTTGA